One Denticeps clupeoides chromosome 10, fDenClu1.1, whole genome shotgun sequence genomic window carries:
- the bin2a gene encoding bridging integrator 2a isoform X1, which translates to MAETKPSSTTTTTSPKGAGILAKRVQRQLSRAQERVLQKLGKSDETRDEEFDRCVQDLSEQMSDGSRIYKDLKAYFNAVKGFVFSHNSKFMHFTVNKHLHMMHVIKKRCISKTVMRDASTRLSQSLFDAYESDWNGLEELGAVVEGENLLWNDYEVKTLDQAVRTMESYMSQFPDVKERVAKRNRKLVDYDSTRHHLEALQNAKKKDEAKIAKAVEEMNIAKGVYESINSELREEMPILFGSRIGCYGTVFQAVASLRDIFYKEMSALNLEFQDIMKDLKSQHPDKVFVIKGLQRSGSLKRRSLMSPKSWKASFSDFHMSYSPRASLRDSTLSPRSPERPSFEEPVQKDMGSQQDLPTERPFPRATDTEEPCMNSQSSMTGEENGEDGLALMSHEVKNKEEEACEKEEKAHKDKDRESPVPGDKESPTDDVDPSRSSDPVKAPKTVCSKPPVVLQSSERDGSENSELADDLYSSSGDSVSHDKEEAAENHDPLRETVM; encoded by the exons ATGGCAGAGACCAAACCaagcagcaccaccaccaccaccagcccaAAAGGAGCAGGAATCTTAGCCAAACGGGTTCAAAGACAGCTAAGCAGAGCCCAGGAGAGG GTCTTGCAGAAGCTCGGCAAGAGCGACGAGACAAGAGATGAAGAATTTGATCGCTGTGTTCAAGACCTCAGTGAACAGATG agcgATGGAAGCAGAATATACAAGGACCTCAAGGCCTATTTCAATGCTGTTAAAGGTTTTGTGTTTTCACACAATTCAAAATTTATGCATTTTACAGtgaataaacatttacacatgatgcatgtaataaaaaaaaggtgtatTTCCAAAACAGTAATGAGAGATGCTTCCACAAGATTGTCCCAGTCTCTTTTTGATGCCTATGAGTCTGACTGGAATGGACTTGAGGAACTGGGAGCCGTCGTCGAG GGTGAAAACCTTCTATGGAATGACTACGAGGTAAAGACGCTGGACCAGGCCGTGAGGACCATGGAATCGTACATGAGCCAGTTCCCAGACGTTAAG GAGAGAGTGGCCAAAAGAAACAGGAAGCTGGTGGACTACGATTCCACACGTCACCACCTGGAGGCACTGCAAAATGCCAAAAAGAAGGATGAAGCCAAGATAGCAAAG GCCGTGGAAGAGATGAATATAGCCAAGGGTGTCTATGAAAGCATCAATTCAGAGCTGAGAGAGGAGATGCCAATTCTCTTTGGGAG ccggATTGGATGCTATGGGACAGTTTTTCAAGCAGTCGCCAGCCTAAGGGACATCTTCTACAAGGAAATGAGTGCG CTCAACCTTGAATTTCAGGACATTATGAAAGACCTGAAGTCTCAACACCCAGACAAAGTATTTGTTATCAAAGGCTTACAGCG CTCTGGCTCTTTGAAGAGGAGGTCACTGATGTCCCCCAAATCGTGGAAGGCGAGCTTCTCCGATTTCCACATGAGTTACAGTCCTAGGGCTTCCCTTAG AGACTCTACACTGAGTCCCAGATCACCAGAAAGGCCCTCATTTGAAGAACCAGTGCAAAAGGACATGGGTTCCCAGCAGGACCTACCAACAGAACGACCATTTCCAAGGGCAACAGATACAGAGGAGCCCTGCATGAATTCACAATCGTCAATGACAGGGGAGGAAAATGGTGAAGATGGCTTGGCTCTGATGTCACATGAAGTAAAGAACAAAGAGGAAGAAGCTTGcgagaaagaggaaaaagcacacaaagacaaagaccGAGAAAGCCCAGTGCCAGGCGACAAAGAGTCACCGACGGATGATGTCGACCCCTCGAGGAGCAGTGACCCCGTTAAAGCCCCTAAAACTGTTTGCAGCAAACCTCCCGTGGTGCTTCAAAGTTCTGAGCGTGATGGTTCGGAGAACAGTGAACTAGCTGACGACTTATACTCCAGCAGTGGTGACTCTGTGTCACATGACAAG GAAGAAGCAGCAGAGAACCATGATCCGCTAAGAGAAACAGTGATGTGA
- the bin2a gene encoding bridging integrator 2a isoform X3 has protein sequence MAETKPSSTTTTTSPKGAGILAKRVQRQLSRAQERVLQKLGKSDETRDEEFDRCVQDLSEQMSDGSRIYKDLKAYFNAVKVMRDASTRLSQSLFDAYESDWNGLEELGAVVEGENLLWNDYEVKTLDQAVRTMESYMSQFPDVKERVAKRNRKLVDYDSTRHHLEALQNAKKKDEAKIAKAVEEMNIAKGVYESINSELREEMPILFGSRIGCYGTVFQAVASLRDIFYKEMSALNLEFQDIMKDLKSQHPDKVFVIKGLQRSGSLKRRSLMSPKSWKASFSDFHMSYSPRASLRDSTLSPRSPERPSFEEPVQKDMGSQQDLPTERPFPRATDTEEPCMNSQSSMTGEENGEDGLALMSHEVKNKEEEACEKEEKAHKDKDRESPVPGDKESPTDDVDPSRSSDPVKAPKTVCSKPPVVLQSSERDGSENSELADDLYSSSGDSVSHDKEEAAENHDPLRETVM, from the exons ATGGCAGAGACCAAACCaagcagcaccaccaccaccaccagcccaAAAGGAGCAGGAATCTTAGCCAAACGGGTTCAAAGACAGCTAAGCAGAGCCCAGGAGAGG GTCTTGCAGAAGCTCGGCAAGAGCGACGAGACAAGAGATGAAGAATTTGATCGCTGTGTTCAAGACCTCAGTGAACAGATG agcgATGGAAGCAGAATATACAAGGACCTCAAGGCCTATTTCAATGCTGTTAAAG TAATGAGAGATGCTTCCACAAGATTGTCCCAGTCTCTTTTTGATGCCTATGAGTCTGACTGGAATGGACTTGAGGAACTGGGAGCCGTCGTCGAG GGTGAAAACCTTCTATGGAATGACTACGAGGTAAAGACGCTGGACCAGGCCGTGAGGACCATGGAATCGTACATGAGCCAGTTCCCAGACGTTAAG GAGAGAGTGGCCAAAAGAAACAGGAAGCTGGTGGACTACGATTCCACACGTCACCACCTGGAGGCACTGCAAAATGCCAAAAAGAAGGATGAAGCCAAGATAGCAAAG GCCGTGGAAGAGATGAATATAGCCAAGGGTGTCTATGAAAGCATCAATTCAGAGCTGAGAGAGGAGATGCCAATTCTCTTTGGGAG ccggATTGGATGCTATGGGACAGTTTTTCAAGCAGTCGCCAGCCTAAGGGACATCTTCTACAAGGAAATGAGTGCG CTCAACCTTGAATTTCAGGACATTATGAAAGACCTGAAGTCTCAACACCCAGACAAAGTATTTGTTATCAAAGGCTTACAGCG CTCTGGCTCTTTGAAGAGGAGGTCACTGATGTCCCCCAAATCGTGGAAGGCGAGCTTCTCCGATTTCCACATGAGTTACAGTCCTAGGGCTTCCCTTAG AGACTCTACACTGAGTCCCAGATCACCAGAAAGGCCCTCATTTGAAGAACCAGTGCAAAAGGACATGGGTTCCCAGCAGGACCTACCAACAGAACGACCATTTCCAAGGGCAACAGATACAGAGGAGCCCTGCATGAATTCACAATCGTCAATGACAGGGGAGGAAAATGGTGAAGATGGCTTGGCTCTGATGTCACATGAAGTAAAGAACAAAGAGGAAGAAGCTTGcgagaaagaggaaaaagcacacaaagacaaagaccGAGAAAGCCCAGTGCCAGGCGACAAAGAGTCACCGACGGATGATGTCGACCCCTCGAGGAGCAGTGACCCCGTTAAAGCCCCTAAAACTGTTTGCAGCAAACCTCCCGTGGTGCTTCAAAGTTCTGAGCGTGATGGTTCGGAGAACAGTGAACTAGCTGACGACTTATACTCCAGCAGTGGTGACTCTGTGTCACATGACAAG GAAGAAGCAGCAGAGAACCATGATCCGCTAAGAGAAACAGTGATGTGA
- the bin2a gene encoding bridging integrator 2a isoform X2 translates to MAETKPSSTTTTTSPKGAGILAKRVQRQLSRAQERVLQKLGKSDETRDEEFDRCVQDLSEQMSDGSRIYKDLKAYFNAVKGFVFSHNSKLMRDASTRLSQSLFDAYESDWNGLEELGAVVEGENLLWNDYEVKTLDQAVRTMESYMSQFPDVKERVAKRNRKLVDYDSTRHHLEALQNAKKKDEAKIAKAVEEMNIAKGVYESINSELREEMPILFGSRIGCYGTVFQAVASLRDIFYKEMSALNLEFQDIMKDLKSQHPDKVFVIKGLQRSGSLKRRSLMSPKSWKASFSDFHMSYSPRASLRDSTLSPRSPERPSFEEPVQKDMGSQQDLPTERPFPRATDTEEPCMNSQSSMTGEENGEDGLALMSHEVKNKEEEACEKEEKAHKDKDRESPVPGDKESPTDDVDPSRSSDPVKAPKTVCSKPPVVLQSSERDGSENSELADDLYSSSGDSVSHDKEEAAENHDPLRETVM, encoded by the exons ATGGCAGAGACCAAACCaagcagcaccaccaccaccaccagcccaAAAGGAGCAGGAATCTTAGCCAAACGGGTTCAAAGACAGCTAAGCAGAGCCCAGGAGAGG GTCTTGCAGAAGCTCGGCAAGAGCGACGAGACAAGAGATGAAGAATTTGATCGCTGTGTTCAAGACCTCAGTGAACAGATG agcgATGGAAGCAGAATATACAAGGACCTCAAGGCCTATTTCAATGCTGTTAAAGGTTTTGTGTTTTCACACAATTCAAAAT TAATGAGAGATGCTTCCACAAGATTGTCCCAGTCTCTTTTTGATGCCTATGAGTCTGACTGGAATGGACTTGAGGAACTGGGAGCCGTCGTCGAG GGTGAAAACCTTCTATGGAATGACTACGAGGTAAAGACGCTGGACCAGGCCGTGAGGACCATGGAATCGTACATGAGCCAGTTCCCAGACGTTAAG GAGAGAGTGGCCAAAAGAAACAGGAAGCTGGTGGACTACGATTCCACACGTCACCACCTGGAGGCACTGCAAAATGCCAAAAAGAAGGATGAAGCCAAGATAGCAAAG GCCGTGGAAGAGATGAATATAGCCAAGGGTGTCTATGAAAGCATCAATTCAGAGCTGAGAGAGGAGATGCCAATTCTCTTTGGGAG ccggATTGGATGCTATGGGACAGTTTTTCAAGCAGTCGCCAGCCTAAGGGACATCTTCTACAAGGAAATGAGTGCG CTCAACCTTGAATTTCAGGACATTATGAAAGACCTGAAGTCTCAACACCCAGACAAAGTATTTGTTATCAAAGGCTTACAGCG CTCTGGCTCTTTGAAGAGGAGGTCACTGATGTCCCCCAAATCGTGGAAGGCGAGCTTCTCCGATTTCCACATGAGTTACAGTCCTAGGGCTTCCCTTAG AGACTCTACACTGAGTCCCAGATCACCAGAAAGGCCCTCATTTGAAGAACCAGTGCAAAAGGACATGGGTTCCCAGCAGGACCTACCAACAGAACGACCATTTCCAAGGGCAACAGATACAGAGGAGCCCTGCATGAATTCACAATCGTCAATGACAGGGGAGGAAAATGGTGAAGATGGCTTGGCTCTGATGTCACATGAAGTAAAGAACAAAGAGGAAGAAGCTTGcgagaaagaggaaaaagcacacaaagacaaagaccGAGAAAGCCCAGTGCCAGGCGACAAAGAGTCACCGACGGATGATGTCGACCCCTCGAGGAGCAGTGACCCCGTTAAAGCCCCTAAAACTGTTTGCAGCAAACCTCCCGTGGTGCTTCAAAGTTCTGAGCGTGATGGTTCGGAGAACAGTGAACTAGCTGACGACTTATACTCCAGCAGTGGTGACTCTGTGTCACATGACAAG GAAGAAGCAGCAGAGAACCATGATCCGCTAAGAGAAACAGTGATGTGA